One stretch of Catellicoccus marimammalium M35/04/3 DNA includes these proteins:
- a CDS encoding DUF6550 family protein, giving the protein MNESNQEPKTREEQHEEKEKQKKKKIIIGVIVAIVVIIAGLLLYFGLHASGSNSTNSSSTDTISSAESSSNESTSSTIVEEETESSSESIEQKEIPASSAKEEIDIQIEGQPQKEQQKEQPNKKIDLTKDVDTKGLEKIPDSDKGSTASNNVLTLKGQELENQHNRIQVKNQELEVTRLNQGTEIIPLNQVDCNVEKESNNQYKINLQWNNGSYQFVTNDAGKDFIEQALK; this is encoded by the coding sequence ATGAACGAATCAAATCAAGAACCAAAAACACGTGAAGAGCAACATGAAGAAAAAGAAAAACAAAAGAAAAAGAAAATCATTATTGGTGTTATCGTTGCGATTGTTGTAATTATTGCCGGCTTGCTTCTTTACTTTGGATTGCATGCATCGGGCTCAAATTCTACCAATTCTTCTTCTACAGATACAATAAGTAGTGCGGAATCTTCTAGTAATGAAAGTACTTCTTCTACTATTGTAGAGGAAGAAACAGAGTCTTCTAGTGAATCCATAGAGCAAAAAGAAATACCTGCTTCTTCAGCAAAGGAAGAAATCGATATTCAAATTGAAGGACAACCTCAAAAAGAACAACAAAAAGAACAACCTAATAAAAAAATTGACTTAACAAAAGATGTAGATACAAAAGGATTAGAAAAAATTCCTGATTCTGATAAGGGATCAACAGCTTCCAATAATGTCCTAACCTTAAAAGGTCAAGAATTAGAAAATCAACATAATCGTATTCAAGTAAAAAATCAAGAGTTGGAAGTTACTCGATTAAATCAAGGAACAGAAATTATTCCTTTAAATCAAGTAGATTGCAATGTTGAGAAGGAAAGCAATAATCAATATAAAATTAATTTACAATGGAACAATGGAAGCTATCAGTTTGTAACGAATGATGCAGGAAAAGATTTCATTGAACAAGCTCTTAAATAA
- a CDS encoding DUF896 domain-containing protein, with amino-acid sequence MLSQDKLDRINELSRKKKEGTLTEEEAQERKGLHEEYLAAFRGGMRNTIEGMKIVDPDGNDVTPDKLKKIQAEKGIHQRSEEDNQ; translated from the coding sequence ATGTTAAGTCAAGATAAATTAGATCGTATTAACGAATTAAGTCGTAAGAAAAAAGAAGGAACATTAACAGAAGAAGAAGCTCAAGAACGTAAAGGACTACACGAAGAATACTTAGCTGCTTTTCGTGGAGGAATGAGAAATACCATTGAAGGGATGAAAATTGTTGATCCTGATGGTAACGATGTAACTCCTGATAAATTGAAAAAAATCCAAGCAGAAAAAGGTATTCACCAACGTTCTGAAGAAGATAACCAATAA